One part of the Salvelinus fontinalis isolate EN_2023a chromosome 4, ASM2944872v1, whole genome shotgun sequence genome encodes these proteins:
- the LOC129854465 gene encoding nucleotide-binding oligomerization domain-containing protein 2-like isoform X1 → MSINYNPHNKSHFLLLQDYFPAVANWLKLRSYICMSARQLVLRQRAELLRALCCGGSSEGLESVLDLLLSWGMLFWEDYQNVRVPGRALCANTRVLLDLVYTKGDETCQLLLAAFKRVLPEAQRAGLSFGNCRTADLENTRDDTKELHGTAIQTLQTDRPGLVRRLKDQIEGALEVLLHTGSFTPSDCDEVQLLVYTPSQQARRLLDQVRSKGEPAAKVLLQYFQQTEDHPSPFNQEAPPKECLSYQKKLRSTVSAQSHFLSTYGGTSSLSLEDIYTEGQLELAQGGSEAQPQTGALGLEDVVGLVGTLNQEADTVLVSGEAGSGKSTLLQRLHLLWARGAALHDFFLLFPFSCRRLSSEQRELSLKELLFLHCCWPDGDQDRIFQFILDHPHLILFTFDGLDEFMQSFSDSEQRHCCPTQCAPVPTLLFNLLQGSLMKGVRKVVTSRPEAVGPTLKRYLRKEVLLKGFSPGGIDCFVRKYLRDPTVATRVLESLRSNTALLGLCHIPVFCWIVSKCYKELLGCGEGEGSPQTITDVYLMILQHFFQCRASQRNTMGIGWVQEHQDTALHLGQLAMEGLGASCYVFTGTELQKCGVTEKDICMGFLIRSEDLSSSTNCKHYEFLHITMQCFFAALYVVLNNNLDRSTIPKLFQPQDRQQQPGFHRVCLGHCLTQQEGALKEANTAAETPNLQITATFVSGLLSQRHRSLLLLSCPGPTLDRKSKQVVTCLSKGMQKHFKSIPRPVEGEKKSMHAMPGFVWLIKCIHEMQDSRIARDTMAKLEVEHLKLTYCNIGPVECTALAYVLQHLRNPVGLQLDYNYVGDVGVEQLLPCLHVCHSVYLRHNNISDKGIRKLIEKGIQCERFQKIALFNNKLTDACTECFAHLLKTKQNFLSLRLGNNNITAAGAGQLAEGLRFNRSLQFLGLWGNKIGDKGAEAIANALKDSQTLVWLSLVDNGVGSAGACALAPLIKNSTLEELWLTKNCITRTGVECLILALEGNTSVKAVWLRGNELSPEEVEEMTQREPRLTF, encoded by the exons atgtccattaattataatccacataataaatcacatttcctgttgctgcaagattattttcctgctgtagcaaactggctcaaattaagatcctacatctgtatgagtGCCCGGCAGCTGGTCCTGAGGCAGAGAGCAGAGCTGCTgcgtgccctgtgctgtggtggCTCTTCTGAGGGTCTGGAGAGTGTATTGGACCTACTCCTGTCCTGGGGAATGCTGTTCTGGGAGGACTACCAGAATGTACGGGTACCAGGCCGTGCTCTGTGTGCCAACACAAGGGTGCTACTAGATCTTGTGTACACCAAGGGAGATGAGACCTGTCAACTGCTCCTGGCTGCTTTCAAACGG GTCCTCCCTGAGGCCCAAAGAGCTGGCCTCTCTTTTGGAAACTGTCGTACTGCCGATCTAGAAAATACAAGAGATGATACAAAAGAACTACATGGTACAGCTATCCAGACCCTCCAGACAGACAGGCCTGGTCTGGTGAGGAGGCTAAAGGACCAAATTGAAGGAGCTCTGGAGGTCCTGCTGCATACAGGCAGCTTTACACCATCTGATTGCGATGAAGTGCAGCTACTTGTGTACACCCCCTCACAACAG GCAAGGCGTCTACTGGACCAGGTCAGATCAAAGGGGGAGCCTGCAGCAAAGGTCCTACTGCAATACTTTCAGCAAACAGAGGACCATCCCTCACCATTTAACCAAGAGGCTCCTCCCAAAG AGTGCTTGTCCTATCAGAAGAAGCTGCGCAGCACTGTGTCGGCCCAGTCACATTTCCTCAGCACGTATGGAGGAaccagcagtctgtctctagaaGACATCTACACAGAGGGTCAGCTGGAGCTTGCCCAGGGTGGCAGTGAGGCCCAGCCCCAGACTGGTGCTCTGGGGCTGGAGGACGTGGTGGGCCTGGTGGGCACCCTGAACCAGGAGGCTGACACTGTGCTAGTCTCTGGGGAGGCAGGCAGTGGGAAGAGCACCCTTCTCCAGAGGCTGCACCTCCTCTGGGCCAGGGGGGCGGCTCTACATgatttcttcctcctctttcccttcaGCTGCCGCAGGCTGAGCTCGGAGCAGAGGGAGCTGTCTCTCAAAGAGCTGCTGTTCCTGCACTGCTGCTGGCCGGACGGGGACCAGGACCGAATCTTCCAGTTCATCCTGGACCATCCGCACCTCATCCTCTTCACCTTCGACGGCCTGGACGAGTTTATGCAGAGCTTCTCAGACTCAGAGCAGAGGCACTGCTGCCCCACCCAGTGTGCCCCAGTCCCCACCCTGCTCTTCAACTTGCTGCAGGGATCCCTCATGAAGGGGGTGAGGAAG GTGGTGACCAGCCGGCCAGAGGCAGTGGGTCCCACCCTGAAGAGGTACCTTCGCAAGGAAGTCCTCTTGAAAGGCTTCTCGCCAGGCGGGATCGACTGCTTCGTGAGGAAGTATCTTCGCGACCCGACGGTGGCCACCAGGGTCCTGGAGTCTCTACGAagcaacacagctctactgggcCTGTGTCACATCCCGGTTTTCTGCTGGATTGTGTCTAAGTGTTATAAGGAGCTGCTGGgctgtggagagggagagggcagtcCCCAGACCATCACAGATGTTTACCTCATGATCCTGCAGCACTTCTTCCAGTGCCGGGCCTCTCAGAGGAACACCATGGGGATAGGGTGGGTGCAGGAGCACCAGGATACTGCCTTGCATCTGGGGCAGCTAGCCATGGAGGGCCTGGGGGCCTCTTGTTATGTCTTCACAGGCACAGAGCTACAGAAGTGTGGGGTGACCGAGAAAGATATCTGCATGGGGTTCCTCATCCGTAGTGaagacctctcctcctctactaacTGCAAACACTACGAGTTCCTGCACATTACCATGCAGTGCTTCTTTGCTGCTCTCTACGTTGTCCTGAACAATAACTTGGACCGCTCCACCATCCCTAAGCTTTTTCAGCCGCAGGACAGGCAGCAACAGCCTGGCTTTCACAGGGTGTGTCTGGGCCACTGCTTGACCCAACAAGAAGGGGCCTTGAAGGAGGCCAATACGGCAGCAGAGACCCCCAACCTCCAGATAACAGCCACTTTTGTGTCTGGGCTCTTGTCTCAGCGCCACCGCAGCCTGCTGCTCCTCTCCTGCCCTGGGCCCACTCTGGACAGGAAGTCCAAGCAGGTGGTGACGTGCCTGTCCAAAGGCATGCAGAAGCACTTTAAATCCATCCCTCGGCCcgtggagggggagaagaagagcATGCACGCCATGCCGGGCTTCGTGTGGCTCATCAAGTGCATCCATGAGATGCAGGACAGTAGGATCGCCAGAGACACTATGGCTAAGCTAGAGGTGGAACACCTGAAGCTGACCTATTGTAACATAGGCCCTGTGGAGTGTACTGCGCTGGCCTACGTGCTCCAGCACCTTAGGAACCCTGTGGGGCTTCAGCTAGACTACAACTACGTAGGAGACGTTGGGGTGGAGCAGCTTCTGCCTTGCCTGCATGTCTGCCACTCTGTATA CCTGAGACACAATAACATATCAGATAAGGGAATCCGTAAATTGATTGAAAAAGGCATCCAGTGTGAGCGCTTTCAGAAGATTGC GCTCTTCAACAACAAGCTAACTGATGCCTGCACAGAGTGCTTCGCTCACCTCCTGAAGACGAAACAGAATTTTCTCTCTCTAAG GCTGGGAAACAATAACATCACAGCAGCAGGGGCAGGGCAACTGGCGGAGGGACTGAGGTTCAATCGGTCACTACAGTTCTTGGG GCTTTGGGGAAATAAAATAGGTGATAAAGGTGCAGAGGCCATTGCCAATGCTCTAAAGGACAGCCAAACCTTGGTGTGGCTCAG CCTGGTAGACAATGGTGTTGGCAGTGCAGGAGCATGTGCTCTTGCCCCACTCATCAAGAACAGTACGCTTGAGGAGCTGTG GTTAACCAAAAACTGCATCACAAGAACAGGTGTGGAGTGTCTAATACTGGCTCTTGAAGGCAACACTAGTGTGAAGGCAGTGTG GTTGAGAGGTAATGAGCTCAGCCcagaagaggtggaggagatgaCACAGCGGGAACCCAGGCTTACATTCTGA
- the LOC129854465 gene encoding nucleotide-binding oligomerization domain-containing protein 2-like isoform X2 — protein MSARQLVLRQRAELLRALCCGGSSEGLESVLDLLLSWGMLFWEDYQNVRVPGRALCANTRVLLDLVYTKGDETCQLLLAAFKRVLPEAQRAGLSFGNCRTADLENTRDDTKELHGTAIQTLQTDRPGLVRRLKDQIEGALEVLLHTGSFTPSDCDEVQLLVYTPSQQARRLLDQVRSKGEPAAKVLLQYFQQTEDHPSPFNQEAPPKECLSYQKKLRSTVSAQSHFLSTYGGTSSLSLEDIYTEGQLELAQGGSEAQPQTGALGLEDVVGLVGTLNQEADTVLVSGEAGSGKSTLLQRLHLLWARGAALHDFFLLFPFSCRRLSSEQRELSLKELLFLHCCWPDGDQDRIFQFILDHPHLILFTFDGLDEFMQSFSDSEQRHCCPTQCAPVPTLLFNLLQGSLMKGVRKVVTSRPEAVGPTLKRYLRKEVLLKGFSPGGIDCFVRKYLRDPTVATRVLESLRSNTALLGLCHIPVFCWIVSKCYKELLGCGEGEGSPQTITDVYLMILQHFFQCRASQRNTMGIGWVQEHQDTALHLGQLAMEGLGASCYVFTGTELQKCGVTEKDICMGFLIRSEDLSSSTNCKHYEFLHITMQCFFAALYVVLNNNLDRSTIPKLFQPQDRQQQPGFHRVCLGHCLTQQEGALKEANTAAETPNLQITATFVSGLLSQRHRSLLLLSCPGPTLDRKSKQVVTCLSKGMQKHFKSIPRPVEGEKKSMHAMPGFVWLIKCIHEMQDSRIARDTMAKLEVEHLKLTYCNIGPVECTALAYVLQHLRNPVGLQLDYNYVGDVGVEQLLPCLHVCHSVYLRHNNISDKGIRKLIEKGIQCERFQKIALFNNKLTDACTECFAHLLKTKQNFLSLRLGNNNITAAGAGQLAEGLRFNRSLQFLGLWGNKIGDKGAEAIANALKDSQTLVWLSLVDNGVGSAGACALAPLIKNSTLEELWLTKNCITRTGVECLILALEGNTSVKAVWLRGNELSPEEVEEMTQREPRLTF, from the exons atgagtGCCCGGCAGCTGGTCCTGAGGCAGAGAGCAGAGCTGCTgcgtgccctgtgctgtggtggCTCTTCTGAGGGTCTGGAGAGTGTATTGGACCTACTCCTGTCCTGGGGAATGCTGTTCTGGGAGGACTACCAGAATGTACGGGTACCAGGCCGTGCTCTGTGTGCCAACACAAGGGTGCTACTAGATCTTGTGTACACCAAGGGAGATGAGACCTGTCAACTGCTCCTGGCTGCTTTCAAACGG GTCCTCCCTGAGGCCCAAAGAGCTGGCCTCTCTTTTGGAAACTGTCGTACTGCCGATCTAGAAAATACAAGAGATGATACAAAAGAACTACATGGTACAGCTATCCAGACCCTCCAGACAGACAGGCCTGGTCTGGTGAGGAGGCTAAAGGACCAAATTGAAGGAGCTCTGGAGGTCCTGCTGCATACAGGCAGCTTTACACCATCTGATTGCGATGAAGTGCAGCTACTTGTGTACACCCCCTCACAACAG GCAAGGCGTCTACTGGACCAGGTCAGATCAAAGGGGGAGCCTGCAGCAAAGGTCCTACTGCAATACTTTCAGCAAACAGAGGACCATCCCTCACCATTTAACCAAGAGGCTCCTCCCAAAG AGTGCTTGTCCTATCAGAAGAAGCTGCGCAGCACTGTGTCGGCCCAGTCACATTTCCTCAGCACGTATGGAGGAaccagcagtctgtctctagaaGACATCTACACAGAGGGTCAGCTGGAGCTTGCCCAGGGTGGCAGTGAGGCCCAGCCCCAGACTGGTGCTCTGGGGCTGGAGGACGTGGTGGGCCTGGTGGGCACCCTGAACCAGGAGGCTGACACTGTGCTAGTCTCTGGGGAGGCAGGCAGTGGGAAGAGCACCCTTCTCCAGAGGCTGCACCTCCTCTGGGCCAGGGGGGCGGCTCTACATgatttcttcctcctctttcccttcaGCTGCCGCAGGCTGAGCTCGGAGCAGAGGGAGCTGTCTCTCAAAGAGCTGCTGTTCCTGCACTGCTGCTGGCCGGACGGGGACCAGGACCGAATCTTCCAGTTCATCCTGGACCATCCGCACCTCATCCTCTTCACCTTCGACGGCCTGGACGAGTTTATGCAGAGCTTCTCAGACTCAGAGCAGAGGCACTGCTGCCCCACCCAGTGTGCCCCAGTCCCCACCCTGCTCTTCAACTTGCTGCAGGGATCCCTCATGAAGGGGGTGAGGAAG GTGGTGACCAGCCGGCCAGAGGCAGTGGGTCCCACCCTGAAGAGGTACCTTCGCAAGGAAGTCCTCTTGAAAGGCTTCTCGCCAGGCGGGATCGACTGCTTCGTGAGGAAGTATCTTCGCGACCCGACGGTGGCCACCAGGGTCCTGGAGTCTCTACGAagcaacacagctctactgggcCTGTGTCACATCCCGGTTTTCTGCTGGATTGTGTCTAAGTGTTATAAGGAGCTGCTGGgctgtggagagggagagggcagtcCCCAGACCATCACAGATGTTTACCTCATGATCCTGCAGCACTTCTTCCAGTGCCGGGCCTCTCAGAGGAACACCATGGGGATAGGGTGGGTGCAGGAGCACCAGGATACTGCCTTGCATCTGGGGCAGCTAGCCATGGAGGGCCTGGGGGCCTCTTGTTATGTCTTCACAGGCACAGAGCTACAGAAGTGTGGGGTGACCGAGAAAGATATCTGCATGGGGTTCCTCATCCGTAGTGaagacctctcctcctctactaacTGCAAACACTACGAGTTCCTGCACATTACCATGCAGTGCTTCTTTGCTGCTCTCTACGTTGTCCTGAACAATAACTTGGACCGCTCCACCATCCCTAAGCTTTTTCAGCCGCAGGACAGGCAGCAACAGCCTGGCTTTCACAGGGTGTGTCTGGGCCACTGCTTGACCCAACAAGAAGGGGCCTTGAAGGAGGCCAATACGGCAGCAGAGACCCCCAACCTCCAGATAACAGCCACTTTTGTGTCTGGGCTCTTGTCTCAGCGCCACCGCAGCCTGCTGCTCCTCTCCTGCCCTGGGCCCACTCTGGACAGGAAGTCCAAGCAGGTGGTGACGTGCCTGTCCAAAGGCATGCAGAAGCACTTTAAATCCATCCCTCGGCCcgtggagggggagaagaagagcATGCACGCCATGCCGGGCTTCGTGTGGCTCATCAAGTGCATCCATGAGATGCAGGACAGTAGGATCGCCAGAGACACTATGGCTAAGCTAGAGGTGGAACACCTGAAGCTGACCTATTGTAACATAGGCCCTGTGGAGTGTACTGCGCTGGCCTACGTGCTCCAGCACCTTAGGAACCCTGTGGGGCTTCAGCTAGACTACAACTACGTAGGAGACGTTGGGGTGGAGCAGCTTCTGCCTTGCCTGCATGTCTGCCACTCTGTATA CCTGAGACACAATAACATATCAGATAAGGGAATCCGTAAATTGATTGAAAAAGGCATCCAGTGTGAGCGCTTTCAGAAGATTGC GCTCTTCAACAACAAGCTAACTGATGCCTGCACAGAGTGCTTCGCTCACCTCCTGAAGACGAAACAGAATTTTCTCTCTCTAAG GCTGGGAAACAATAACATCACAGCAGCAGGGGCAGGGCAACTGGCGGAGGGACTGAGGTTCAATCGGTCACTACAGTTCTTGGG GCTTTGGGGAAATAAAATAGGTGATAAAGGTGCAGAGGCCATTGCCAATGCTCTAAAGGACAGCCAAACCTTGGTGTGGCTCAG CCTGGTAGACAATGGTGTTGGCAGTGCAGGAGCATGTGCTCTTGCCCCACTCATCAAGAACAGTACGCTTGAGGAGCTGTG GTTAACCAAAAACTGCATCACAAGAACAGGTGTGGAGTGTCTAATACTGGCTCTTGAAGGCAACACTAGTGTGAAGGCAGTGTG GTTGAGAGGTAATGAGCTCAGCCcagaagaggtggaggagatgaCACAGCGGGAACCCAGGCTTACATTCTGA